The following nucleotide sequence is from Apium graveolens cultivar Ventura chromosome 4, ASM990537v1, whole genome shotgun sequence.
atctgggaccCATTCCTTTTACCAAAGACGGTGTCCAGATCCCAGAACATCTCCAGCCTAATTTTTTTTGCCATTTCAAGCTCTAAATTGACAGCACTGCTTAAGCTGAACGGGTATGCTGGAGCACCATAACTCAGCAATATATAAGTGCCCAACGGTTCGATGAATTTTCCATGAGGTCCGATAATCACCAGCTTTACAGGTATTGGTTGTCCCACTTCTTGGGGATGTTGGAATATCCGCTGCAACTTCTTAATACAATTTGTGTCTTTAAACGGCAGTGCCAACCAAGGCATTGTCTTGATTTCATTCAAGAAAGAATTTTCAACCATGCGGCTACATGTATCCTCATGATCACACCAGCCATGGGTGTATACAAGAACAATCTCAAACTCTTTCCTATTTGTGGACAACTCTTGATAAAGCTTCTTAAGTGTCTTTGTGGTGTGTAGTTCATGCTGTTCATCCAGACATGGACAAAAATATAAGCCTACCACCTTATGATCAAGACCATCAAGGGGGACCTGCCAAATGAAGTAGTTTTAGTAATGGAACAAGTCAATTATAGTAAAAGACATATCATCAGAATAGGCATATTAAAAAACTACTAATACAAAACAAACAAATATCTAATATAGTCAATATCACGACATGGTGCTATAGAATTTATATATACCTGGTCACCAATGTTGTTGATGAGATAATCACGTTCTGGAGTGGCCAGGAGTTTTTTAATGGAAAGCGGCTGCTGCATTAGGACTAGATTATCTTCAAAATCAATGGATTGTATTCTTTCGTTGGTAAAAGGATAAGCATCAGCTCCGTACCTAAGAAACAAAGGATCGGCCTCACACTGCAAAACCACACCTCTCGGGTCAATGATTGCGGAGCTGGAGTTGCCAAATATGGTTTCAAGGCGTTTCCTGGATTCTAAATCGAAAAAAGGAATGGCAGGCCAAGGCATAGTAGAAAACAATTCTCGAAAACGTTCACGAGGAGTGGTAGAAGCTCCTTGATAATAATGAGAAACATGATCATTAGTTGCAACAAGAACAATCTCGAAATCACCTCTAGGCTGTAATTTACTATATACATCCAATAAATGTGTTGTTAGTGTGCCTAAAGAGTCATGATAAGGGGTAAGTGGCATGAAATACAAAACAACATACTTGCCGGACAAATGCTTGGCCTCAACCCGCTGTCTGTTGGAATTGATGAGATAATTCCGGTTTTTCGTAAACAGAAGGTCCGATAAATTAACCGTATCACCAATTTTGATAACCAAGGGAGTAGTAGTATTCAGCTGCTCTTCATTATCAAatttattcctattatttttcctctTTCTCTTTCTCCTCTTTCTCTTGGTATATGATGATGATGAATTTGATTTAGACTCCTCGTTTTCGACATGTTTATGCAAAGTCCCCTCACCAACCTCGTTCGTCTTCCACTTCTTCTCAATATGTTTATTGAATGTTCTTGCTACTGTGCTCTTTCCCGTATCCATCCACACACAAGACACTCTCTCTCCCCTAATCTCTATCTCTCTCCCCAAATCTCTCTCCTCCCTCACGCAGAAAACACACTCTCTCCCGAATATCTCTCTCCCCCTCTTTACTCCCTCACGCTCAAAACACACAATCTcccaaatctctctctctctccctccttcCTCCCCACGCTCAAAACACACTCTCTCccaaatctctctctctcactctttCCTCCCAGGCTCGAAACACAGTCTCTCCCAAATCTCTCTCTCCCTTTTTCCTCAGTCACGCTCCAAACACACTCTCCcccaaatctctctctctctctttcgaTTTTTAGTTCGATTAAATTATAGTGCTATTATAGGGCTATTCGGGTTTCTATTAAGTTATATACTCCTACGGGCCTCGGAAGGCCAAGAGTCCGATCTGGTTTTGGTTTTGGAGTAGGGCTTGTTGGGCTAGCCGTCCTATTTTTCTTTCTACGTGTCCGCagaaatattttaaattaaaatatgtttcaattttaaaattaaattaaactaGCCTAAAACCGGTGTCGtgcattgttttaaataattataatatttttatttttattttaacaTTTTTTGTTAATTAGACTTGTTAAAATAGGTCGTATCTCTAAATAAGTATAGTATTTTATTAAGGAAGTATCGtaccaaataaatttttaatgaTAATAATATAGGCCTTAATATAGAACTCATAGAAAGTTTTGACTTTGACAttacttcaatatcaattagaattagaactAATTGACTAAAactttttatatttatgatattattatctttttttcaaattaaaacaaaagtaaaacatattagattaataattttttcccaataaataaataaatattattattattatatattatcaTCAGTAAGAGTAATTCAACAAAGGTTGGcatgttttttttttttttttttttttgagaaataGAATTCCATTAAGCCAAAACATCCGACAATAATGTCTCCAACAAACATGATGGAGGAGACGGGATTACAATAAAGCAACTAAGCTCACAAGGAAACCTAGCAAGTTTGTGCGCTACCTTGTTCGCCTGCTTTTTAACATGATTAACTACAAGCCTACCATTATTTCTTAACAACTCTTGACAATGCTGCATCAAGTCCCCACTCTCCAGTAGGTTAGCCTGTCCTTGATTGATTGCATTGACACTAATCAGAGAATCACTCTCAACAGTAATATGATCACCTTCCAATTCCTGAGACCACAACATAGCTTCCAAGATGCCTGTTAACTCTGCTTCCACGACCGAAACAACACCAGCAAACCGCATTGTTTTACCTGCAATGTATTGACCTTGGTGATCTCTCAGAACCATACCAACTGAAAAAAAGTCTTGCCCTCCCACTACTGACGCATCCACGTTGATTTTAAGCTGATTTACCTCTGGAGGTTTCCATTTGTGCTCACTCCTTGCCTCGTTCTCTCCACCAATCTGCATACTCGAGTTTCTTTTATTTGCTAACTGCCAGTCTGCAACTTGTTTTTTGCCCCAGGAAATCACATACGATGCTGACATATTCTTGTTTTCGAAGATACGTTTATTCCTTGCAAACCAGATTCCCCAGATCACAGTCGAAATTTTGATCAATACATCATTTGAAGCGCTTGCCAACACATTAATTAGCCAAATATGAGCATATTCCTCCTCTCTCGTGTCAAAGTCGAGGCCTACTTCATGCCAACACTCCTTAGCATAATTACAATCAATGAACAGATGATTCATATGTTCAATATCTCCCACACACATCGGACATCCAATTGGGACTGGAACACCTCTACCCCTGAGTATATTCCTAACTGGTA
It contains:
- the LOC141717502 gene encoding putative nucleoredoxin 1 encodes the protein MDTGKSTVARTFNKHIEKKWKTNEVGEGTLHKHVENEESKSNSSSSYTKRKRRKRKRKNNRNKFDNEEQLNTTTPLVIKIGDTVNLSDLLFTKNRNYLINSNRQRVEAKHLSGKYVVLYFMPLTPYHDSLGTLTTHLLDVYSKLQPRGDFEIVLVATNDHVSHYYQGASTTPRERFRELFSTMPWPAIPFFDLESRKRLETIFGNSSSAIIDPRGVVLQCEADPLFLRYGADAYPFTNERIQSIDFEDNLVLMQQPLSIKKLLATPERDYLINNIGDQVPLDGLDHKVVGLYFCPCLDEQHELHTTKTLKKLYQELSTNRKEFEIVLVYTHGWCDHEDTCSRMVENSFLNEIKTMPWLALPFKDTNCIKKLQRIFQHPQEVGQPIPVKLVIIGPHGKFIEPLGTYILLSYGAPAYPFSLSSAVNLELEMAKKIRLEMFWDLDTVFGKRNGSQIRFSQYIGKRIIVLYQKHPCEFNDFWKELRARYYGMKGTDDEFEVIHICKGIYFNYDKKIEAPMPWFMHPPLDRGSNVKKYIDHVWPGILTNCGLLAFDRDGSVVRMKRDPELGDNMAFPFYQDGDMENEVLLHVREYIKRKLECVNKEPEFS